The following proteins are co-located in the Brevibacillus laterosporus DSM 25 genome:
- a CDS encoding (deoxy)nucleoside triphosphate pyrophosphohydrolase, with the protein MKQVDVVGAVIINDHQKILSALRSQQMSLPGMWEFPGGKIEKGEKPQESLIREIEEELGCQIEVGELISDSVYEYPTVKVRLITYFAKVVSGGPVASEHEELRWISADELHSLEWAPADLPTLDKLSKEQVLQFR; encoded by the coding sequence ATGAAACAGGTAGATGTAGTGGGAGCAGTGATTATAAATGATCATCAAAAAATCTTGAGTGCTCTACGTTCCCAGCAGATGTCATTGCCGGGGATGTGGGAATTCCCTGGAGGTAAGATTGAAAAAGGTGAGAAGCCTCAAGAATCACTGATCCGTGAGATCGAAGAAGAATTGGGATGCCAGATAGAAGTGGGGGAGCTAATAAGTGATTCTGTGTACGAATATCCCACTGTAAAGGTAAGACTGATTACATACTTTGCCAAGGTAGTGAGTGGTGGACCGGTGGCTAGTGAGCATGAAGAGTTAAGGTGGATAAGTGCCGATGAGCTACATTCACTAGAATGGGCACCAGCAGATTTGCCAACACTAGATAAACTTTCGAAGGAGCAAGTTCTACAGTTTCGCTAA
- a CDS encoding DUF3427 domain-containing protein, which produces MTEKNGFYEELYLQKTTYPNNHRIYPIAPNEYVNALTNHLSKKVGDTLTKLAEKEQYEEMIQLVMNLEKKLHEENLSDSACHAKDLQVNAIHNRFPYDLARPLSSIHYHYGDDEKHIPLIYPELFFSIPHLVTNQNNRGQNFFNILRTELITADSVSFMVSFIRWSGLQLLLSSLDELRRQGKKINILTSTYMNVTEPKALRRLLELKNVQVKIFDSGNTSFHTKAYLFTRNSQLNSVIIGSSNLSHSAIQKGYEWNVKLPDAPHIPIYKNASQLFLELWNDQRAIDITSEIIDEYELKRNQRKIERIDSFKPLEIRQKVVAETQPTYLEKNNENALTPNSMQTSALDALKETRERGNKKGIIIAATGTGKTYLSAFDAVQMGVKTVLFLAHRDELLENAKKTFAAVLGSEEQIGKVTGDVKEWDKPYLFSTVQILHREDSLKRFDPAYFDYIVVDEFHHAEAETYRKILDYFTPTFLLGVTATPERMDGRDVLALCDNNVVYEIRLHQALEAGLLAPFHYFGLGDTVDYDKVVHQNGVFDEGALIKALKTNERVDYILEMIEKFGYDGRKRRALGFCATVEHARYMADEFMNRGYSAKCLTGKDDPVVRRKMIESLENPDDPLEFIFTVNIFNEGIDIPSLNLVLFLRPTESATVFIQQLGRGLRKSEEKEFVTILDFIGNNQRSFIVPLALSGQTNHKAFDRDALRVIVETDFAQLPDGCFAELEEISRQKILDKINLIRMDDHQMLTGLYKEFQQELGYSPEIEDFLYSAVAPSLHYFIKKYGSWVETKKKMKDMNSFDQEILSHPMVIEMVQRLEQALPIKWPYEFAVLSLITTLHKVTSTDVIAFLTDKFGINMKEEYHETYILRAMERLARSYKKQNWAFGNFINNEFIFAEDVKTIWMDEKWKTYLKARVEYGITEFRRTYNASTFLNGEQKVQLYQNYTRNDLIYLFQAKAKEGSWREGISRVDNHYLFFVTLKKDAKNTAEHLQYHDYFIDKNHFHWQSANQTSHNSDRGQDYINHGERDIHIHLFVRKFTEMHGKTLPFTYLGELDYVSSVGDKPMNITWKLHNALPDDLYLDLVR; this is translated from the coding sequence ATGACGGAGAAAAATGGTTTTTACGAAGAACTATATTTACAGAAAACGACCTATCCTAATAATCATAGAATTTATCCGATTGCACCGAACGAGTATGTAAACGCACTTACTAACCACCTATCCAAAAAAGTAGGGGATACCCTTACCAAGTTAGCAGAAAAAGAGCAATATGAAGAGATGATTCAGTTAGTTATGAATTTAGAAAAAAAGTTACATGAGGAAAATCTAAGTGACAGCGCATGTCATGCAAAAGATTTACAGGTTAATGCCATACATAACAGATTTCCATACGATCTAGCTAGACCTCTATCTAGTATTCATTATCATTACGGAGATGATGAGAAGCATATTCCTCTCATTTACCCAGAGCTATTCTTTAGTATTCCTCATCTTGTAACCAACCAAAATAACAGAGGGCAGAATTTCTTTAATATACTACGAACTGAGCTTATAACTGCTGATAGTGTATCCTTTATGGTTAGCTTTATTCGGTGGTCAGGGCTACAGTTATTGCTAAGCTCTCTTGATGAATTGAGGAGACAAGGTAAGAAGATTAACATTTTAACCTCTACGTATATGAATGTTACTGAACCAAAAGCGTTACGCAGATTGCTAGAGCTTAAAAATGTGCAGGTGAAAATTTTTGATTCAGGCAATACATCATTTCACACAAAAGCGTATTTGTTTACCCGTAATTCACAGTTAAATAGTGTCATTATTGGATCATCTAACTTATCTCATTCAGCCATCCAAAAAGGGTATGAATGGAATGTTAAACTTCCGGACGCTCCACATATTCCAATTTATAAAAATGCATCCCAGTTATTCTTAGAACTGTGGAATGACCAACGAGCTATTGATATCACTTCAGAGATTATTGACGAGTACGAACTAAAACGAAATCAAAGAAAAATAGAAAGAATAGATTCATTTAAACCCTTAGAGATAAGGCAAAAGGTTGTTGCTGAAACTCAACCTACTTATTTGGAAAAAAACAATGAAAATGCGCTTACCCCTAACTCCATGCAAACATCAGCTCTGGATGCATTAAAAGAAACAAGAGAGAGAGGAAATAAAAAAGGCATCATCATTGCGGCTACCGGTACGGGAAAAACCTATTTGTCTGCCTTCGATGCTGTGCAGATGGGTGTTAAGACGGTATTATTTCTTGCACATCGTGATGAATTACTTGAAAATGCCAAGAAAACATTCGCGGCTGTCTTAGGCTCAGAGGAGCAGATTGGTAAGGTTACAGGTGACGTAAAAGAGTGGGATAAACCATATCTATTTTCAACTGTTCAGATTCTACACCGAGAGGATTCCCTTAAAAGGTTTGATCCAGCTTATTTTGACTATATTGTCGTAGATGAGTTTCACCATGCCGAGGCGGAGACATACCGTAAAATTCTTGACTACTTCACACCAACTTTCTTACTAGGTGTCACAGCCACTCCTGAACGTATGGATGGGAGAGATGTACTAGCTTTATGCGATAATAATGTGGTGTATGAAATTAGATTACACCAAGCATTGGAGGCTGGATTATTAGCTCCTTTTCATTATTTTGGGTTGGGCGATACGGTAGATTATGATAAAGTTGTTCATCAAAATGGTGTATTTGATGAAGGGGCTTTAATAAAGGCTTTAAAAACCAATGAACGTGTTGATTACATCCTTGAGATGATTGAGAAGTTTGGCTATGATGGACGGAAGAGAAGAGCTCTTGGATTCTGTGCCACGGTTGAACATGCTAGGTATATGGCTGATGAATTTATGAATCGAGGATATTCTGCTAAATGTTTAACGGGAAAGGACGATCCGGTTGTACGAAGAAAAATGATCGAAAGCCTAGAAAACCCTGACGATCCGTTAGAATTCATTTTCACTGTAAATATATTTAACGAAGGAATTGATATACCTTCTTTGAATTTGGTGTTATTTTTAAGACCAACAGAGTCTGCTACGGTTTTTATTCAGCAGTTAGGTCGCGGGTTACGTAAATCAGAGGAAAAAGAGTTTGTAACCATCTTAGATTTCATTGGTAATAATCAACGTTCTTTTATCGTTCCATTAGCTTTGTCTGGACAAACGAATCACAAAGCATTTGATCGAGATGCCTTACGAGTAATTGTAGAAACAGATTTTGCTCAGCTACCAGATGGGTGTTTTGCTGAGTTGGAAGAGATATCAAGGCAAAAGATTTTAGATAAAATTAATCTTATTCGGATGGACGACCATCAAATGCTAACTGGATTATATAAAGAGTTTCAACAAGAACTGGGGTATTCTCCAGAAATTGAAGATTTCTTATATTCGGCTGTTGCTCCAAGTTTGCATTATTTTATCAAGAAATATGGTTCTTGGGTGGAAACGAAGAAAAAGATGAAGGATATGAATTCCTTTGATCAAGAGATTCTATCTCACCCCATGGTGATAGAAATGGTACAACGATTAGAACAGGCACTTCCTATCAAATGGCCATATGAGTTTGCTGTGCTATCATTAATAACTACCCTACATAAAGTAACTTCAACAGATGTGATTGCGTTTCTTACAGACAAATTTGGTATTAATATGAAAGAAGAGTACCATGAGACCTATATTCTACGAGCTATGGAGCGTCTAGCAAGATCTTATAAAAAACAAAATTGGGCTTTTGGTAACTTTATAAACAATGAATTTATTTTTGCAGAAGATGTGAAGACTATTTGGATGGATGAAAAATGGAAGACCTATCTGAAAGCAAGAGTAGAATATGGGATAACGGAATTTAGAAGAACCTATAATGCTAGTACTTTTCTGAATGGAGAACAAAAGGTTCAACTGTATCAAAATTACACAAGAAACGACCTGATTTATCTCTTTCAGGCTAAAGCAAAAGAGGGCTCATGGCGTGAAGGGATTAGTCGTGTAGACAATCACTATTTATTCTTTGTTACTTTAAAAAAGGACGCCAAAAATACAGCAGAGCACCTGCAATACCATGATTATTTTATTGACAAAAATCATTTCCACTGGCAAAGTGCTAACCAAACTTCTCACAATTCTGATAGAGGGCAGGATTATATCAATCATGGTGAAAGAGACATTCACATTCATTTGTTTGTGCGTAAGTTTACGGAAATGCATGGGAAAACTCTTCCATTTACTTATCTAGGAGAATTAGATTATGTAAGCAGTGTCGGCGATAAGCCTATGAATATCACATGGAAATTACACAACGCTTTACCAGATGATTTGTATCTTGATCTGGTTCGTTAA
- a CDS encoding HXXEE domain-containing protein produces MDFLRKYWQDLGVVVAFIVGIYLFVGWQDITEIRAILWLSFVAILFHQFEEYHWPGYFGGLFNVLIFKSEYPQRYPLNPQSAMIINLVIAYVFYLLPVLFPDVIWLGLAPILMGFFQFIWHGIFANIKGKTLYNPGLFAVIFFHIPVGGWYISHIVTHGLATTTDWVVGTIYFIVAVYVLIIKGNMWLKDKKSRYSFSKQQMGPYL; encoded by the coding sequence ATGGACTTTTTACGGAAATATTGGCAGGATTTAGGTGTAGTTGTTGCTTTTATAGTCGGGATCTATTTGTTTGTGGGTTGGCAGGATATCACTGAAATACGTGCTATTTTATGGCTTAGTTTTGTTGCTATTCTTTTCCATCAATTTGAAGAATATCATTGGCCTGGATACTTCGGGGGATTGTTTAATGTGCTTATTTTTAAAAGTGAGTATCCGCAAAGGTATCCATTAAATCCTCAATCCGCTATGATTATAAATCTTGTCATCGCCTATGTTTTTTATCTGCTCCCTGTCCTATTTCCAGATGTGATCTGGCTTGGTCTTGCCCCTATTCTCATGGGCTTCTTTCAATTTATCTGGCACGGAATTTTTGCCAATATAAAAGGAAAAACACTGTATAATCCTGGCTTGTTCGCCGTTATATTTTTTCATATTCCTGTTGGCGGATGGTATATCTCTCACATTGTTACTCATGGCTTAGCGACTACGACGGATTGGGTAGTTGGAACGATCTATTTTATCGTGGCTGTGTATGTTCTTATCATTAAGGGCAATATGTGGTTGAAGGATAAAAAGTCACGGTATAGCTTTTCTAAGCAGCAGATGGGGCCTTATTTATGA
- a CDS encoding TetR/AcrR family transcriptional regulator yields MTHSEKNQATKEKILETTLELIKKEGFERVTIRKIATKSETNIALINYYFGSKERLISEAVKVLLNSFQDTFTILDDLSLSPRDRLQSFLIHYVQVILQYPELVSRIIAMGTAPFASQQEYGEFLQTMGFQKVRAAIQEITQESDPDKLMMMITQLFGAIFLPALMKPILESGAGVRVAPIEEQVNFLFGHYFSSK; encoded by the coding sequence ATGACACATTCTGAAAAAAATCAGGCAACCAAAGAAAAAATTCTTGAGACAACCTTGGAGTTGATTAAGAAAGAAGGCTTTGAGCGTGTGACCATCAGGAAAATCGCAACGAAGTCAGAAACGAATATCGCGCTTATTAATTACTATTTTGGATCGAAAGAAAGGCTGATAAGTGAGGCCGTTAAAGTTTTACTAAACAGCTTTCAGGATACCTTTACTATTTTGGACGATCTTAGCTTATCACCAAGGGACCGTTTACAATCCTTCCTCATTCATTATGTTCAGGTTATATTGCAGTACCCAGAGCTTGTATCAAGAATTATCGCGATGGGGACTGCACCGTTTGCATCACAGCAAGAATATGGTGAATTTCTACAAACGATGGGCTTCCAAAAGGTCCGGGCTGCAATACAGGAAATCACGCAAGAAAGCGACCCGGATAAATTAATGATGATGATTACGCAGCTATTTGGTGCCATCTTTTTGCCTGCGTTAATGAAGCCAATACTTGAATCAGGGGCAGGGGTAAGAGTTGCACCAATCGAAGAGCAAGTGAATTTCCTATTTGGTCACTATTTTTCTTCCAAATAA
- a CDS encoding DJ-1/PfpI family protein, with amino-acid sequence MKQLCSYILMLAMVLCTFGTSAWGQTAVADSNKSLQTKEVKKEWTVGILLFNDVEVLDFAGPFEVFAVTGQDTPISPFHVRTVSEDGKMITARNGLKVQPDYSFENAPAFDILIVPGGPGSRTEMYNKKMIKWVQERMKTVDIMASVCTGALILAEAELLNGKTVTTHWNSYDRLEKDYPKLKVKRDVKFVDEGKIVTSGGISAGINMSFHLVKRLLGKETAEHTAKLMEYDIVVE; translated from the coding sequence TTGAAACAATTATGTAGTTACATCCTTATGCTTGCAATGGTCCTTTGCACTTTTGGTACAAGTGCATGGGGCCAAACAGCAGTAGCCGATTCCAACAAGTCTTTACAGACAAAAGAAGTAAAAAAAGAGTGGACTGTAGGGATTTTGCTTTTTAACGATGTGGAAGTATTGGATTTTGCAGGTCCCTTCGAGGTCTTTGCTGTTACAGGACAGGATACGCCAATTAGCCCTTTTCATGTAAGAACCGTTTCGGAGGACGGAAAAATGATAACGGCACGAAACGGATTGAAGGTTCAACCTGATTACAGTTTTGAAAATGCTCCTGCCTTTGACATTCTCATCGTTCCAGGAGGACCTGGTAGTCGTACGGAAATGTACAACAAAAAGATGATCAAATGGGTACAAGAACGAATGAAAACTGTTGATATTATGGCTTCTGTATGCACAGGCGCATTAATTCTCGCGGAAGCAGAATTGCTAAATGGTAAAACAGTGACCACACATTGGAATTCCTACGACCGACTTGAAAAAGATTATCCCAAACTAAAGGTTAAGAGGGACGTAAAATTTGTCGATGAAGGAAAAATCGTAACATCAGGTGGTATTTCCGCTGGTATTAACATGTCATTCCATCTAGTCAAACGATTGCTAGGAAAAGAAACAGCCGAGCATACAGCAAAACTGATGGAGTATGACATTGTCGTAGAGTAA
- a CDS encoding alpha/beta hydrolase: MKHEEERSAFAIPGAEQWTVTSNRGAIYRIMVYKPDVPAPETGFPVIYMLDANSAFGSMAETVRLRTRGPHMLEPAVVVGIGYDTNQPFETNRRFYDYTVFADKTELPDRKDGSEWPTTGGADLFLTFIEEELKPLIEQEISIDRNRQTLFGHSLGGLFTLYTMFTKRQAFQVYAAGSPSIWWKNQFLFPLAERFAKEAQDSTSEPLQTSLLIGIGSEEKAEMIVDAKEMHDRLSSSNIPGLQVQYRCFDEENHLSVILPFIGLVIQSALAWK, encoded by the coding sequence ATGAAACATGAAGAAGAACGTTCAGCCTTCGCCATTCCGGGGGCAGAGCAGTGGACGGTAACAAGTAATCGTGGTGCTATATACCGAATTATGGTGTACAAGCCAGATGTACCTGCACCCGAAACGGGTTTTCCGGTTATTTATATGTTGGATGCCAATTCAGCGTTTGGCTCGATGGCGGAGACAGTTCGCTTGCGGACGCGTGGGCCACATATGCTGGAACCAGCTGTGGTAGTTGGTATTGGTTATGATACAAACCAGCCTTTTGAAACGAATCGACGGTTCTATGATTATACCGTGTTTGCAGATAAAACTGAGCTCCCTGATCGCAAAGATGGCTCTGAATGGCCAACAACTGGTGGGGCAGACTTATTTTTGACATTTATTGAAGAAGAATTGAAGCCGTTGATTGAACAGGAGATTTCAATTGACCGTAATCGCCAAACGTTATTTGGCCATTCATTGGGCGGGCTGTTTACATTATATACGATGTTTACAAAACGTCAGGCTTTTCAGGTTTATGCAGCAGGAAGTCCATCGATTTGGTGGAAAAATCAATTTCTGTTTCCATTAGCAGAACGTTTTGCTAAGGAGGCGCAGGATTCAACATCAGAACCTTTACAAACTAGTCTTCTGATAGGGATAGGTAGTGAGGAAAAGGCAGAAATGATCGTGGATGCTAAAGAAATGCATGATCGTTTATCTTCTAGTAATATTCCTGGCTTACAAGTACAATATCGTTGCTTTGATGAAGAGAATCATCTATCAGTTATTCTACCTTTTATAGGACTTGTCATTCAATCTGCTTTGGCATGGAAATAA
- a CDS encoding AraC family transcriptional regulator, with translation MDDTTCRSSTDRCMLDELSFRLRSIEVVKGGALCQLKQQLVFSYALIVMTSGEVQLVLDHQQCELDRNSVYVCMPGQTFGTIALSEEMELYVLYFDVFRHEINHVSYMAVSKDEQLFPYKGKISVYPPDKLPSMCDELYRRWQGRTSTGSFRCQIDFQEILFYINKNCRTKPENAYSALEYVKQYMEEHYTDSLTIDQLAQVAEISPKYFVDLFKKKYGISAMEYVAELRLQQAKRLMAQSDARLRDIAHQVGYADEFYFSRKFKKEIGVSPNVYMKSRRRKLVAYSPSHIGYLLPLNIMPYAAPLHPKWTEYYYREYRNDIPVHISAYRQNQNWQANIELLTQIPADVIIANDDLHETEKQALEKIAPVFYLSVSQMEWRQQFRLLADFFGESWQTEKWLDEYDRKLQTVREQLQPGIEEETVVVVRLLQQNMFVHSNRGIAGMLYDELQFRPTCVSKLVNNHKPISIEGLKALNADRLFMMIRQESETLASWEKIQNKPQWQTISAVQQNKIHMLTSDPWLEYSPHAHLRMLDHITQLIAVNRP, from the coding sequence ATGGACGACACAACATGCAGGAGTAGCACTGATAGATGTATGCTTGATGAGTTATCCTTCAGGCTTCGATCCATTGAGGTTGTGAAGGGTGGGGCTCTTTGCCAATTGAAGCAGCAACTGGTCTTTTCCTATGCGCTTATTGTCATGACCAGTGGAGAGGTACAGCTTGTACTGGATCATCAGCAATGTGAACTGGACAGAAATTCGGTGTACGTATGTATGCCAGGGCAAACCTTTGGAACAATTGCATTGAGTGAGGAAATGGAGCTATATGTGCTTTATTTCGATGTATTTAGGCATGAGATCAATCATGTAAGCTATATGGCGGTAAGCAAGGATGAGCAATTATTTCCTTATAAAGGGAAAATATCGGTTTACCCTCCTGATAAATTGCCATCCATGTGTGATGAATTGTATCGTCGTTGGCAAGGTAGGACTAGTACAGGGAGTTTTCGTTGCCAGATTGATTTTCAGGAAATCCTGTTCTATATCAATAAGAATTGTCGAACGAAGCCAGAAAACGCATATTCGGCACTCGAATATGTAAAGCAATACATGGAAGAACACTATACGGATTCTTTAACGATCGATCAATTAGCGCAGGTGGCCGAAATCAGTCCGAAATATTTTGTAGATTTGTTCAAAAAAAAATATGGGATAAGCGCTATGGAGTATGTTGCAGAGCTACGTTTACAGCAAGCTAAGCGACTCATGGCACAATCAGATGCTAGACTGCGCGATATCGCTCATCAGGTGGGCTACGCAGATGAATTCTATTTCAGTCGTAAATTTAAGAAGGAGATAGGCGTTTCACCAAATGTTTATATGAAAAGTCGCCGTCGAAAGCTGGTTGCTTACAGTCCTTCGCATATAGGTTATTTATTACCGTTAAATATTATGCCGTATGCCGCCCCACTTCACCCCAAGTGGACGGAGTATTATTATCGGGAATATCGCAATGATATCCCTGTCCATATTAGCGCATATCGTCAAAATCAGAACTGGCAGGCAAATATAGAGCTGCTTACACAGATACCCGCAGACGTTATTATTGCAAACGATGACCTTCACGAGACAGAAAAGCAGGCTTTGGAGAAGATAGCTCCTGTCTTCTATCTCTCTGTCTCCCAGATGGAATGGCGTCAGCAGTTTCGCCTTCTGGCCGATTTTTTTGGGGAGTCTTGGCAAACGGAGAAATGGCTTGATGAATATGATCGAAAGCTTCAAACAGTAAGAGAGCAATTACAACCTGGGATTGAGGAGGAAACGGTTGTTGTTGTACGATTGTTACAGCAAAATATGTTTGTACACAGTAACCGGGGGATAGCAGGTATGCTGTACGATGAATTGCAATTTAGACCGACATGTGTTAGCAAACTAGTAAATAATCATAAGCCCATTTCCATAGAGGGGCTTAAAGCGTTGAATGCTGATCGACTTTTCATGATGATTCGTCAAGAAAGTGAAACGTTGGCCAGCTGGGAAAAAATTCAGAATAAACCACAGTGGCAAACCATTTCGGCAGTTCAGCAGAACAAAATCCATATGCTTACTTCTGATCCGTGGCTGGAATACTCCCCACATGCGCATCTTCGAATGCTTGATCATATCACTCAATTAATAGCTGTAAATCGTCCATAA
- a CDS encoding helix-turn-helix domain-containing protein has protein sequence MGALEIGNLFEQYRIRKNISISELSENTGISKSVLYRVLNGETKHPSVNSCKKIMNALDIPLGEFIHAFIVLTQRPTTLQVLLADAISINDKELIIKIAQKLLESPRMDSFLSMDYLLQFLRQVENKDIKLVIYDVIIDYSRQRGIPYYLSKTLFNRYQIERDDFSRFEETYHRAKEILHYTNFLHPTERILLYYRLGVHAYILGYFKECITLCDKGVFEDQADSREKASALISMINSYIRLGDLDLAYSYLQQYEKSQYIDYRKKHLQALLFGKNQQYEKAVTLNV, from the coding sequence ATGGGGGCTTTAGAAATCGGAAATCTTTTCGAACAATATCGGATCAGGAAGAATATTTCGATCAGTGAGTTATCAGAAAATACAGGCATCAGTAAAAGTGTACTTTATCGTGTTTTAAATGGAGAAACAAAACATCCTAGCGTTAACAGTTGTAAAAAGATTATGAATGCCTTAGACATACCTCTTGGCGAATTTATTCACGCTTTCATAGTGCTTACGCAACGTCCAACTACGTTACAAGTACTCCTTGCAGACGCTATCTCCATTAACGATAAGGAGCTTATTATAAAAATAGCCCAAAAGCTACTAGAATCTCCTAGAATGGATTCATTTCTTTCTATGGATTATCTACTCCAATTTTTGAGGCAAGTAGAAAACAAAGATATCAAACTAGTAATATACGATGTAATAATTGACTACTCCCGTCAAAGAGGAATTCCTTATTATCTTAGTAAGACTTTGTTTAATCGTTATCAAATCGAAAGAGATGATTTTTCACGTTTTGAAGAAACGTACCATAGAGCAAAGGAAATTCTTCATTACACTAATTTTTTACACCCTACAGAGAGAATTTTGCTATATTATCGCTTGGGAGTACATGCTTATATTCTTGGATATTTCAAAGAATGTATTACCCTATGTGATAAAGGTGTTTTCGAAGATCAAGCTGATAGTAGAGAAAAAGCTTCAGCTCTCATTTCTATGATTAATTCATATATTCGATTGGGTGATCTGGATCTTGCATATTCTTATTTACAGCAATACGAAAAAAGCCAATATATAGACTATAGAAAGAAGCATCTCCAAGCGCTTTTGTTTGGAAAGAATCAGCAGTATGAGAAAGCAGTTACCCTTAATGTTTAA